The genomic interval AACCTGCAATATCAATATCGAGCTTTTGGCATTCCTGGGCTTGGGTTTAAACGCGGATTATCCGATGACCTTGTGATCACGCCTTATGCTTCTGCTCTTGCTTTAATGGTGAAACCAGATGCAGCTACAGAGAACTTGCAGCGTTTGGCTAAGTCTGGACTTCAAGGTCGATATGGTTTGTATGAAGCTGTAGATTTCACTCCGGCGCGTTTATCAAGTGGCCAAAAGTTTGCGGTAGTAAGCTCTTACATGGCCCATCACCAGGGCATGGTTTTGTTATCTTTATCATATTTTCTTCTAGGGCGTCCTATGCAAAAACGCTTTCATTCCGAACCAAGATTTTTAGCTGCTGATCTGTTACTTCAGGAGCGGGTTCCGAAGGTTACTCCTGCATATCCACATGCTTTTGAAGTTACTGAGCGACCATGGCAAACCATGGAAAGGCAATCACTGCTGCGTATCTATAATACGCCAAATACACCGTTTCCTGAAGTTCACCTATTATCCAATGGACGATACCAATTGATGGTAACTCAGGCTGGTGGCGGATATAGTCGTTGGAAAGATTTTGCATTAACACGCTTCCGGGAAGATGCGACGCTGGATAATACCGGATTATTTTGCTATATCCGTGATGTCGAGAGGAATGAATCTTGGTCCGCAGCATATCAGCCTGTCTGTAAGTCAGCCAAAAATTATGAAGCAATTTTTTCTCAGGCCAGAGCGGAGTTCCGTCGTCGAGATCAGGAACTGGATACTCATACTGAGATCGTAGTTTCTCCAGAAGATGATATTGAAATGCGGCGCATTCGTATCACAAATTATTCCCGAAAACCGCGAGTGCTTGATGTGACATCTTATGCTGAAGTGGTCCTTGCTCCGGCAGCGGCTGAAATTACACATCCGGCCTTTAATAATTTATTTGTTCAAACTGAAATTTTACCTAATAAAAATAGCATTCTTTGTAGTCGTCGACCTCGCTCCGCGGAAGAGTCCCCACCCTGGATGTTTTGCCTTATGGTTATTCATGGGGCTACAGTTTCTGAAATTTCTTATGAAACGGACCGATTAAAATTTATTGGTCGGGGAAGAAGTGTCGCGGACCCTGTTGCTTTAGAGAATAGGCAACTCACTAATAGCGAAGGAGCTGTTCTTGATCCGGTAGTGGCAATACGGAGCAGAATTACCATAGAACCGGAAGGTACTGCGGTAGTAAATATAGTTCTTGGAGCAGCTGAAACCCGAGAAATTGCGCTCGGATTAATTGAAAAATATAATGATTGGCGACTATCCGACCGGGTTTTTGAACTGGCTTTCAGCCATGGTCAAGTACTGCTACATCAGATGAACGCAACTGAGGCCGATGCGCAACTTTATGCCCGGCTTGCCAGCTCAGTTATTTTTCCCAGTCCTTCCAGCAGGGCGCAACAAAGCATCATCCTGAAAAACAAAAGAGGACAGTCAGGTTTGTGGGGATACGGTATTTCAGGGGATCTGCCAATCGTGCTTTTGCGTATTTCCGACTCAGCAAATATTGATCTTGTACGCCGCATGGTACAAGCACACGCTTATTGGCGTAGAAATGGACTGGCTGTTGACCTGGTGATTTGGAACGAGGACCCTTCCGGGTACCGACAGCAGTTGCAGGAAAAAATTATGGGTTTGATTGCCTCAAGTCTGGAGGCTCATATAGTGGACAGACCAGCGGGAATTTTTATCAGAAAAACTGATCAGATCCCGGATGAAGATCAAATTCTTATGCAAACCGTGGCCAGAATTATCCTCACTGACTGGCTGGGACCGATTGAGGATCAGATTATCCGCAGAGGTCAGGCAGAATTCAGTATGCCAACTTTCACGACATCTCGTTTACGGCGTTTACTGCCAGAAAAAACAGCAAATTTGATACACAGAGACTTGCTTTTTTTTAATGGAATCGGCGGGTTCACTCACGATGGCAAGGAGTATATTTTAACCACCTCCCCTAATCAAATGACACCGATGCCTTGGTCAAATGTACTTGCTAATCCATATTTCGGGTCGGTCATTTCGGAGAGTGGTTCTGCATACACTTTTAGTGAAAATGCCCATGAGTTCAGGATAACTCCCTGGAATAATGATCCGGTTTGTGATTCCGGTGGAGAAGCTTTTTATTTGCGTGATGAAGAAACCGGTCGATTCTGGTCTCCGGCTCCGTTCCCTGCCCGGGGAATCAAGCCTTATACAACCAGGCATGGTTTCGGTTACAGTATTTTTGAGTACACGGATTTTGGAATAACTTCGGAATTAACCACTTATGTTGCAATTGATGCCCCGGTAAAATTCTGCGTATTGAAAGTTAGCAATATATCGGGACGAAATCGGCGTCTCTCGGCTACGGGTTTTGTGACCTGGGTCCTGGGAGAGCTTAGACATAAAACTTTAATGCATGTAGTGACTGAAATCGATCCTAAATGTAATGCTATGTTTGCACACAATCCTTATAATCTTGAATTTTCTGGTCGAGTAGCTTTTATTGATATGAATGGTACAAATCGTTATGTGACAGGAGATAGAACAGAGTTTATCGGACGAAACAAAAGTTTGAAGAACCCTTCAGCGATGGGTCGATCGCGACTATCAAATAAAGTTGGAGCAGCACTAGATCCATGCGGTGCCGTACAAACCATGTTTGACCTTACTGATGGTCAGGAACATGAAATTGTTTTTATTCTAGGGGCCGGTCATAATATCGATGAAGCCAGGTCGCTGGTCCAACGCTTTCGCGGTGCTGGCCCGGCCATAGCAGCATTGAAGGCTGTCGGAGAATTCTGGGATCGTAGTCTTGGGGCGGTTCATGTAGACACTCCGGACCTGAGTTTAAATATTTTGGCTAACGGTTGGTTGCTTTATCAAACTATAGCCTGTCGCCTTTGGGCAAGAAGTGGTTATTACCAATCGGGTGGTGCTTTTGGGTTCAGAGACCAGTTACAAGACACATTAGCGTTACTACATAACGAGCCACAAATGCTAAGAGAGCAGATTCTTCTCTGCGCTAAGCATCAGTTCCGGGAAGGTGACGTTCAGCATTGGTGGCATCCTCCACAGGGGCGAGGTGTGAGGACTCGCTGTTCGGATGATTATCTATGGCTGCCATTTGCTGTTAGTCGTTATATTTCCGGAACCGGGGACACTGGTGTACTTGAGGAAATGGTGGAGTTTATTGAAGGTAGATTAGTTAGCATGGAAGAAGACGCATATTATGATCTTCCGCAGCGTTCAGAAGAAAAATCTTCGCTGTACGATCATTGCGCTCGCGCAATTTTGCTAGGCCTGCGATATGGCGTTCACGGTTTGCCGCTAATGGGAACAGGAGACTGGAATGATGGCATGAATCTAGTGGGTGAAAAAGGTCAGGGAGAGAGTGTATGGCTGGCTTTTTTCCTCTATGATATTCTGATCAGTTTTTCTGAAATTGCAAAAGGAAAGAAAGATACTAATTTTGCACAACAGTGCAATACTGAAGCTAAACGTTTGAAGAAAAACATCAATACTCATACCTGGAATGGCAGTTGGTGGTTACGTGCTTTTTTTGATAATGGAGACACTTTAGGCTCAATAGCTAATAATGAGTGCTGTATTGATTTATTGCCCCAGAGCTGGGCGGTATTGTCACAGGCTGGAGATTCTGAACGCCAGGCAACAGCCATGCAATCCGTTGATGAATATCTGGTCAAACACCAGTCAGGTTTGATCCAGTTGTTTGATCCTCCTTTTGACAAAAGTACAAATGATCCGGGTTATATTAAAGGCTATGTACCTGGAGTTAGAGAAAATGGAGGACAGTACAGCCATGCTGCGGTCTGGGCTGTCATGGCAATGGCTTCAGTAGGCGAATCACAAAAAGCCTGGGATTGGTTCTCGTTGATAAATCCGATCAATCACAGCAGTACTTCAGAACAAATTGAGATATATAAAACCGAACCTTATGTTATGGTTGGCGATATTTATTCGCAATCGCCTCACGTCGGCAGAGGCGGCTGGTCATGGTACACAGGGTCAGCAGGTTGGATGTATCAGCTTATACTGGAATCATTGCTAGGGTTAAAGCTTGAAGTTGATAAACTTACGTTTGCGCCGTGCTGGAAAAAAGACTGGGATACCTTTCATATCCATTACCGTTATCGAGAAACAGTCTACCATATCACGGTTGAACGTCTGAGAGAAGGAAATCCTGTGAAAAAGGTAATACTTGATGATGTGGCCCAGCCGTGTTTCTTTCTGCCGCTTATTGACGATCAAATGGAACATCGGGCAATAGTTGTCGTAGGGGAAGATTGATCTTACGTTTCTCCATCCTTGAATTAATTCTATCACTATGTTAAACGTAAGTCCCAAGAAATACATGCATTGAGCTAAGGTGGTGGCTTTATGGTTATCAAAAAAAAGACTTCAGTGCCGGTAACGTTGAAAAAGACCTTAACCGGGATTAAGGGTTTTGATGAGATTACTTTCGGCGGGGTTCCCAAAGGAAGATCAACACTAATTGTTGGTGGGCCGGGTTCCGGGAAGACCGTGTTTTCAATGGAATTCCTGGTACAGGGAATACGGCATTGGAATGAACCAGGACTTTTTATTTCCTTCGAGGAAACCTTTGTGGACTTAGTCGAGAATTTTGGCTCCATGGGGTATGATCTGAACAAGCTGTCTAAGGAAGGGAAACTCATTATTGATCAAATCGTTATTAAGAGCGGAGATGTAAGGGAATCTGGGGAATATAATCTCGACGGGTTGTTCTCCCGGATGGAACATTATATTGTCACCAACAATGTAAAACGGGTGGTAATAGATACCATAGAAGCGCTTTTCAGCAAGATACCCAGTGAGGTAATTCTTCGCTCCGAACTGCGCAGGCTATTCTTATGGCTCAAGAGCAAAGGTGTCACGGCATTGATAACAGCAGAGCCAGGGCAGTATATGATGACACGACATGGGATTGAGGAGTATGTTGCTGATTGTCTTATAATCCTGGACTTAAGGATTTTTGAACAACTTATGACCAGGCGTTTGCGCATTATGAAATACAGAGGCTCGGCTCATGGCACCAACGAATATCCCTTCATCATTGATAATACGGGATTCTCTGTACTTCCGATCACTTCAATAGGACTGGAACATAAGATATCATCAGACTTTCTCTCTTCAGGAATCCAGGGAATGGATGAGCTGCTTGGAGGAAAAGGGTTTTATCGTGGCAGCTCTATTGTGATCTCAGGGATGGCAGGCTCAGGTAAATCAATTTTTGCTGCTTCTGTCTGTAATACTGCCTGTGAACAGGGGCTAAAATGTCTGTACTTATCTTCTGAGGAATCACATGACCAGGTTATCAGGAATATGAAATCAGTAGGACTAGACCTTGAGCCGTGGGTCAAGAAGGACCTCCTTAAGTTTAGTGCCTCCAGACCTAACAGTAACGGGCTGGAATCACATCTCTTAACTATCTATGATCTGACCGAATCGTTTAAGCCGGATGTCGTTGTTTTTGACCCCGTTACCAATCTTACTACCGTCGGTTCAATAAATGAGGTTAAGTCAATGTTAACAAGAATGATGGACTACCTCAAAAAGAACCTGATAACAACCGTGCTTACTGATCTTACCAGTGGAGGGGCCGTGCCGGAACATACCAATGTAAAGATCTCCTCACTTATAGATTCCTGGGTTGTTCTTGCTGTAGCAAGAGAAAAAAGTAAACGAAAAAGGGAATTGTTTATAATGAAAACCCGTGGTATTGCGAGTAGTCCAAATGTCTATGATTTTGCTATAACCTATCGAGGAATCGAAATTTTTAAGAATGATCAAATGCAAGAAGAAAAGCTGGTAGCGTGATACTATGGAGAATAAAAAAGAAAAAGAACCTGTTCCCGAAACCTGGCAACTTAGACTCTATGTCGCAGGAGAGACAGCCAGGTCTGTTGCAGCTATTTCCAACTTGCGTAAGATCTGTGAGGAATACCTTGCGGGCCACTATCACCTAGAAGTGATCGATGTATTTAAGGTCCCCATGCTTGGTATCGAGGATCAGGTAGTCGCTATTCCCACCTTAATCAAAAGGCAGCCTCAACCGGAGAGGCGAATCATTGGTAACCTTTCCAATACAGAAGAAGTCTTGGCCAGTCTTGATATTAAACGAGGTACATAAGAATAGACGGAATGTAAGTATGGTATGAAATGATGGGCAAAACACATAAAAATAATGAAAATGAAAAGGTGCTTCAAGAAACCAACGCTGCATTCATTGATGCGAAGAACAAGCTTGAAGAACAGCAATCTTTGCTAAGCGTTGTGATAGAGAATCTGCCTGTGGGGGTCATTATTGCCGAAGTCCCATCGGGAAAAATAGTTCTGGGCAATATTGCTATGGAAACTATATGGCGCATGCCACTCCTTCGTGCACAATTTCTGGATGATTACCTCAATTTCAAGCGATTTCATTTGGACGGACGCCGATATCTTATATCTGAACTTTCTCTCA from Candidatus Margulisiibacteriota bacterium carries:
- a CDS encoding circadian clock protein KaiB, encoding MENKKEKEPVPETWQLRLYVAGETARSVAAISNLRKICEEYLAGHYHLEVIDVFKVPMLGIEDQVVAIPTLIKRQPQPERRIIGNLSNTEEVLASLDIKRGT
- a CDS encoding KaiC 1 yields the protein MVIKKKTSVPVTLKKTLTGIKGFDEITFGGVPKGRSTLIVGGPGSGKTVFSMEFLVQGIRHWNEPGLFISFEETFVDLVENFGSMGYDLNKLSKEGKLIIDQIVIKSGDVRESGEYNLDGLFSRMEHYIVTNNVKRVVIDTIEALFSKIPSEVILRSELRRLFLWLKSKGVTALITAEPGQYMMTRHGIEEYVADCLIILDLRIFEQLMTRRLRIMKYRGSAHGTNEYPFIIDNTGFSVLPITSIGLEHKISSDFLSSGIQGMDELLGGKGFYRGSSIVISGMAGSGKSIFAASVCNTACEQGLKCLYLSSEESHDQVIRNMKSVGLDLEPWVKKDLLKFSASRPNSNGLESHLLTIYDLTESFKPDVVVFDPVTNLTTVGSINEVKSMLTRMMDYLKKNLITTVLTDLTSGGAVPEHTNVKISSLIDSWVVLAVAREKSKRKRELFIMKTRGIASSPNVYDFAITYRGIEIFKNDQMQEEKLVA